From the genome of Spinacia oleracea cultivar Varoflay chromosome 2, BTI_SOV_V1, whole genome shotgun sequence, one region includes:
- the LOC110777697 gene encoding uncharacterized protein: protein MTTQVTRKSNIENFGDVFKKVAASKPPTYDGKEDPASLENWLREFDKLFDAINCPEDLKINNGVYYLREEADLWWSQRKKDLMAKPDFDWKTMKEALRVKFYPPYLKKQKCLEFTNLRMGTMTVNEYYTKFIELMRFAPEIVPTEAIKAQRFEQGLTLTLQGKLGGVNFESLDDVYGRAAHLYGIKGRELDGNSGEKRKGNGNFQGNEKKPKLDGDFNHGKREGNFNQNREENLNFTQK from the coding sequence ATGACAACTCAGGTAACTCGCAAGAGTAATATTGAAAATTTTGGCGATGTCTTTAAGAAAGTAGCAGCTAGTAAACCACCTACCTATGATGGAAAGGAAGACCCTGCAAGTCTAGAAAACTGGCTTAGAGAATTTGACAAACTGTTTGATGCTATCAATTGCCCTGAGGATCTAAAAATCAATAATGGTGTGTACTATTTAAGGGAAGAAGCTGACCTATGGTGGTCACAAAGAAAGAAAGACCTAATGGCCAAACCTGATTTTGATTggaaaaccatgaaagaagctTTGAGAGTTAAGTTTTACCCTCCCTACCTAAAGAAGCAGAAATGCCTAGAATttacaaaccttagaatgggaACCATGACTGTGAATGAGTATTACACCAAGTTCATAGAGCTAatgaggtttgcacctgaaataGTCCCAACTGAAGCCATAaaagctcaaaggtttgagcaagggttaacTTTGACTTTGCAAGGGAAGCTTGGGGGAGTTAACTTTGAATCCTTAGATGATGTTTATGGTCGTGCAGCTCACCTATATGGGATTAAAGGAAGAGAGCTTGATGGAAATtctggtgaaaagaggaagggaAATGGAAACTTCCAAGGGAATGAGAAGAAACCTAAGCTGGATGGGGATTTTAACCATGGAAAGAGGGAAGGGAATTTTAACCAAAATAGGGAAGAGAATCTCAATTTCACCCAAAAATGa